The Anoxybacillus flavithermus genome has a segment encoding these proteins:
- a CDS encoding thioredoxin family protein: MKIVLYSKENCCLCDEAKDILRELQVEWEEVDIYKDERLLERYHLMIPVIEMNGDIVAYGRIHKDVIRKRLQQIRSS; this comes from the coding sequence ATGAAAATCGTGTTATATTCGAAAGAAAATTGCTGTCTTTGTGATGAAGCAAAAGACATTCTTCGCGAGTTACAAGTCGAATGGGAAGAAGTAGATATTTACAAAGATGAGCGATTACTTGAACGATACCATCTTATGATTCCTGTCATTGAAATGAACGGAGACATCGTTGCGTACGGTCGCATTCACAAAGATGTCATAAGAAAGCGATTACAACAAATACGAAGCAGTTGA
- a CDS encoding 7,8-dihydro-8-oxoguanine triphosphatase yields MQRVTNCVLVKDGHVLLLKKPRRGWWVAPGGKMEQGESVREACLREYREETGIYLKNPKLKGVFTFVMKRGEEVVSEWMMFTFFAEHFDGENVVQCEEGELAWHPIEQIPTLSMAPGDYHILDYAVKGTGVLYGTFTYTEEFELLSYRLDPS; encoded by the coding sequence TTGCAACGAGTGACGAACTGTGTATTAGTGAAAGACGGACACGTTCTTTTGTTAAAGAAACCTCGGCGCGGTTGGTGGGTAGCGCCGGGGGGGAAAATGGAACAAGGAGAATCAGTACGGGAAGCTTGTTTGCGGGAATATCGTGAAGAAACAGGTATTTATTTGAAAAACCCAAAATTAAAAGGGGTATTTACGTTTGTCATGAAGCGAGGAGAAGAAGTCGTTTCTGAATGGATGATGTTTACGTTTTTTGCGGAACATTTTGATGGCGAAAACGTAGTACAATGTGAAGAAGGGGAGCTCGCTTGGCATCCAATTGAACAGATTCCAACGTTGTCGATGGCGCCGGGCGATTACCATATTCTCGATTATGCTGTAAAAGGGACAGGAGTGCTGTATGGCACGTTTACGTATACAGAGGAATTTGAATTGTTGTCTTACCGACTTGATCCGAGTTAA
- a CDS encoding RNA polymerase sigma-54 factor, whose translation MEMQLTQRQELKVALTKELVQAIELLQYSTIELQSLLHEQALENPFIELHERKRTATKRRDQTNRMNYIENVSVFNRSLASHLHAQLVGMRVSDEERRALDYLIASLDEYGYLHTTIAEAACHLQLEETTISRALHMLRSLDPAGVGAENLSHCLYLQLIRLPQRDELAETIVTEYFESFVHKKWKEIKSKLGVELADIQRVWELIRTLHPRPGSLYNDEQMTYIVPDVIVSYSDGVWNVTINEEIIPTVVWNESYERKVRSDDPHVQKYIEEKRQQFQWIQRCLMQRATTIEQIACELIHRQRDYFEKGLLHMKPLTMREVATALNIHESTVSRAVKNKYMQTPHGLIDMRRFFTSGVDEHASQEKVKGLIAELIKQENGQKPLSDQNIADLLEQRYNICVARRTVAKYREQLCIPPASKRKQYA comes from the coding sequence ATGGAGATGCAATTAACGCAAAGGCAAGAGCTAAAAGTTGCGTTGACAAAAGAGCTTGTTCAAGCGATTGAACTGCTGCAATATTCAACGATCGAACTACAATCGCTTTTACATGAACAAGCGCTTGAAAATCCATTTATTGAGTTGCATGAACGAAAACGAACAGCGACAAAGCGACGCGATCAAACGAATCGGATGAATTATATTGAAAATGTAAGCGTTTTTAATCGTTCGCTTGCTTCACATTTACATGCCCAACTCGTTGGTATGCGTGTATCCGACGAGGAGAGAAGAGCACTTGATTATTTAATTGCGTCACTTGATGAATATGGTTATTTGCATACAACAATTGCCGAGGCGGCTTGCCATCTTCAGTTAGAAGAAACGACTATATCGCGAGCACTTCATATGTTACGGTCACTTGATCCTGCTGGGGTAGGAGCGGAAAATTTGTCGCATTGTTTATATTTACAACTCATTCGTCTTCCACAAAGGGATGAGCTAGCAGAGACGATTGTGACGGAGTATTTCGAATCGTTTGTCCATAAAAAATGGAAAGAAATAAAATCGAAACTAGGTGTAGAGTTAGCGGACATACAGCGGGTGTGGGAACTTATTCGTACGCTCCATCCACGCCCAGGAAGTTTGTATAACGATGAACAAATGACGTACATTGTCCCTGATGTCATCGTGTCATATAGTGATGGGGTGTGGAATGTAACGATAAATGAAGAAATTATTCCAACTGTTGTATGGAATGAATCGTATGAACGGAAAGTACGATCGGATGATCCGCACGTTCAAAAATATATCGAGGAAAAACGTCAACAGTTTCAATGGATCCAACGTTGTTTAATGCAGCGAGCAACAACGATTGAGCAAATTGCCTGTGAGTTAATTCATCGACAACGTGATTATTTTGAAAAAGGTTTGCTCCATATGAAGCCACTTACGATGCGCGAAGTGGCAACAGCATTAAACATTCATGAATCGACCGTCAGTCGCGCGGTGAAAAATAAATATATGCAAACGCCTCATGGTTTAATTGACATGCGCCGCTTTTTTACAAGCGGTGTTGATGAACACGCATCGCAAGAAAAAGTAAAAGGTTTAATTGCGGAATTAATTAAGCAAGAAAATGGGCAAAAACCTCTTTCCGACCAAAACATTGCTGATTTACTCGAGCAACGATACAATATTTGTGTAGCGCGGCGGACGGTCGCGAAATATCGTGAACAGCTTTGTATTCCACCGGCTTCGAAACGAAAGCAATATGCATAA
- a CDS encoding RNase adaptor protein RapZ, with protein sequence MSTGSAHVQMVIITGMSGAGKTVAIQSFEDLGYFCVDNLPPTLLPKFLELIRESGNKMNKIALVMDLRSRDFFDRLFVALDDLAETSWVTPKILFLDANDATLVSRYKETRRSHPLAPSGLPLEGINLERQLLEELKGRAQMIIDTSNLKPRELREKIVQTFATPSTTTFSVNVVSFGFKYGLPIDADLVFDVRFLPNPHYIEHMRPKTGLDEEVSSYVLKWTETQKFIEKVTDLLSFMLPHYKREGKSQVVIAIGCTGGQHRSVTLAEYIGRYFADEYTTHVSHRDIAKRKDTHR encoded by the coding sequence ATGAGTACGGGTTCAGCCCACGTTCAAATGGTTATTATTACAGGTATGTCAGGAGCGGGAAAAACGGTAGCGATCCAAAGTTTTGAGGATTTAGGCTATTTTTGTGTCGATAATTTGCCACCGACGTTGTTACCGAAGTTTCTTGAATTAATTCGAGAGTCAGGAAATAAAATGAATAAAATTGCTCTCGTCATGGATTTGCGGAGCCGTGATTTTTTCGATCGTCTTTTTGTAGCGCTCGATGATTTAGCAGAAACATCGTGGGTGACACCAAAAATTTTATTTTTAGATGCAAACGATGCGACACTTGTCAGCCGGTATAAAGAGACGCGCCGTTCGCATCCGCTTGCTCCAAGCGGATTGCCGCTCGAAGGGATTAATCTTGAGCGCCAATTACTAGAAGAATTAAAAGGGCGCGCCCAAATGATTATTGATACGTCCAACTTAAAACCGCGTGAGCTGCGAGAAAAAATTGTTCAAACGTTTGCGACGCCTTCGACAACAACTTTTTCTGTTAATGTTGTTTCGTTTGGTTTTAAATACGGGCTACCTATTGATGCGGATCTCGTCTTTGATGTTCGTTTTTTACCGAATCCGCATTATATCGAGCATATGCGTCCGAAAACAGGACTAGATGAGGAAGTATCATCTTACGTTTTGAAGTGGACGGAGACGCAAAAATTTATTGAAAAAGTAACGGATTTGCTTTCGTTTATGCTTCCACATTATAAGCGAGAAGGAAAAAGTCAAGTCGTCATTGCCATTGGATGTACAGGTGGACAGCATCGTTCTGTAACGTTAGCGGAGTATATCGGGCGTTATTTTGCTGACGAATATACAACGCATGTATCACATCGAGATATTGCAAAAAGAAAGGATACGCACCGATGA
- a CDS encoding DNA-binding protein WhiA — protein MSFASETKKELTGIDVKPCCLKAELSALIRMNGSISFSNRRLLLNIQTENAAIARRIYTLLKKGYDVVVELLVRKKMRLKKNNVYIVRVVEGTHELLSDLKIMEEGFSFVHVISPELVQKKCCKRSYLRGAFLAGGSVNNPETSSYHLEIFSLYREHNESLCELMNTNFHLHARTLERKKGFITYLKEAEKIAEFLSIIGAHQALLRFEDVRIVRDMRNSVNRLVNCETANLNKTIGAALRQVENIRYIDETIGLDQLPEKLREIAKLRIEYQDVTLKELGEMVSGGKISKSGINHRLRKLDEIAERLRAGQPIDFHKSL, from the coding sequence TTGTCATTTGCATCAGAAACAAAGAAAGAATTAACGGGTATTGACGTGAAACCTTGTTGTTTAAAAGCAGAGTTGTCTGCTTTAATTCGAATGAACGGTTCCATTTCATTTTCTAACCGCCGTTTGTTGCTAAACATTCAAACAGAAAATGCCGCAATCGCACGGCGCATTTATACGTTATTAAAAAAAGGGTATGATGTAGTAGTTGAGTTGCTTGTACGCAAAAAGATGCGTTTAAAGAAAAATAACGTATATATCGTACGGGTGGTGGAAGGAACGCACGAACTATTATCAGATTTAAAAATTATGGAAGAAGGATTTTCGTTTGTTCACGTCATTTCGCCAGAACTCGTGCAAAAAAAATGTTGTAAACGTTCGTATTTGCGTGGAGCGTTTTTAGCGGGTGGATCTGTTAATAACCCAGAAACATCGTCTTATCATTTAGAAATTTTTTCATTATATCGTGAACATAACGAATCGCTTTGTGAACTGATGAACACGAATTTTCATTTACATGCGCGCACGTTAGAAAGAAAAAAAGGGTTTATTACGTATTTAAAAGAAGCGGAGAAAATTGCAGAGTTTTTAAGCATTATCGGAGCACATCAAGCGCTATTGCGTTTTGAAGATGTGCGCATCGTGCGTGATATGCGTAACTCTGTCAATCGTCTTGTTAACTGTGAAACAGCGAACTTAAATAAAACGATTGGCGCAGCGCTACGGCAGGTGGAAAACATTCGTTATATTGACGAGACAATCGGGCTTGATCAGCTCCCCGAAAAGCTTCGCGAGATCGCAAAATTGCGCATTGAATACCAAGATGTGACGCTTAAAGAGCTTGGAGAAATGGTTTCTGGTGGGAAAATTAGCAAATCGGGTATTAATCATCGCCTGCGTAAATTAGATGAAATTGCTGAACGACTTCGTGCAGGTCAGCCGATCGATTTTCATAAATCTTTATGA
- a CDS encoding HPr family phosphocarrier protein, which yields MVEKQVEVRLKTGLQARPAALFVQEANRFSADIYIEKDGKKVNAKSIMGLMSLAIHTGAVITIYANGSDEQEALNKLVEYVQKEA from the coding sequence ATGGTAGAAAAGCAAGTGGAAGTACGGTTGAAAACAGGGTTGCAAGCGCGTCCAGCAGCGTTATTTGTTCAAGAAGCAAATCGTTTTTCAGCCGATATTTACATCGAAAAAGATGGAAAAAAAGTAAATGCAAAAAGCATTATGGGTTTAATGAGTTTAGCGATTCATACAGGGGCAGTTATCACCATTTATGCGAATGGATCAGATGAACAAGAAGCGTTAAACAAACTTGTTGAGTATGTACAAAAAGAAGCATAA
- a CDS encoding ATP-dependent Clp protease proteolytic subunit: MNLIPTVIEQTSRGERAYDIYSRLLKDRIIILGSPIDDHVANSIVSQLLFLAAEDPEKDISLYINSPGGSITAGMAIYDTMQFIKPDVSTICIGMAASMGAFLLAAGAKGKRFALPNSEIMIHQPLGGVQGQATEIEIAAKRILFLRDKLNRILSENTGQPIEVIERDTDRDNFMTAEKAKEYGLIDRVLTRVDEK, translated from the coding sequence ATGAACTTAATTCCTACAGTTATTGAACAAACGAGCCGTGGAGAACGTGCATATGACATTTACTCTCGCTTATTAAAAGACCGCATCATCATTTTAGGAAGCCCAATCGATGATCATGTCGCAAACTCAATCGTTTCTCAGCTTTTATTTTTAGCCGCTGAAGACCCTGAAAAAGATATTTCTCTCTACATTAACAGCCCTGGTGGGTCGATTACAGCAGGCATGGCGATTTACGATACGATGCAATTTATTAAACCAGATGTATCGACGATTTGTATCGGTATGGCAGCTTCTATGGGGGCGTTTTTGCTGGCAGCAGGTGCCAAAGGAAAACGTTTTGCATTGCCAAATAGCGAGATCATGATTCATCAACCGCTCGGTGGCGTACAAGGCCAAGCAACAGAAATCGAAATTGCAGCTAAACGCATTTTATTCTTGCGTGACAAATTAAACCGCATCTTATCCGAAAATACAGGACAACCAATCGAAGTCATTGAGCGCGACACCGATCGCGACAACTTTATGACAGCTGAAAAAGCGAAAGAATACGGTTTAATTGACCGCGTATTAACACGCGTCGATGAAAAATAA
- a CDS encoding thioredoxin-disulfide reductase has protein sequence MSQENIYDVIIIGAGPAGMTAAVYTSRANLSTLMLERGVPGGQMANTEEVENYPGYEHILGPELATKMFEHAKKFGAEYAYGDVKEVIDGEEYKTVVTSNQQYKARAIIIATGAEYKKLGVPGEKELGGRGVSYCAVCDGAFFKGKELVVVGGGDSAVEEGVYLTRFASKVTIVHRRDQLRAQKILQQRAFANEKIDFIWNHTVKQINEKDGRVGSVTLVHTQTGEEREFPCDGVFIYIGMVPLTKPFTSLGITNENGYIETNELMETKVPGIFAAGDVREKSLRQIVTATGDGSIAAQSAQHYVEELKEKLNIQ, from the coding sequence GTGTCACAAGAAAATATTTATGACGTCATTATTATTGGTGCAGGTCCAGCAGGGATGACGGCAGCGGTGTACACATCGCGGGCGAATTTATCGACGCTTATGCTTGAACGCGGGGTTCCTGGCGGTCAAATGGCAAATACAGAGGAAGTAGAGAACTATCCAGGGTATGAACATATTCTTGGACCAGAGCTCGCAACGAAAATGTTTGAACATGCGAAAAAATTTGGTGCTGAATATGCGTACGGTGATGTAAAAGAAGTGATTGACGGTGAAGAATATAAAACAGTTGTAACGAGCAACCAACAATATAAAGCTCGTGCAATTATTATTGCGACAGGTGCAGAGTATAAAAAGCTTGGCGTTCCTGGCGAAAAAGAACTCGGGGGCCGTGGCGTTTCATATTGTGCAGTATGTGACGGGGCATTTTTTAAAGGAAAAGAGCTTGTCGTTGTCGGTGGAGGGGATTCAGCCGTTGAAGAAGGTGTGTATTTAACACGTTTTGCAAGTAAAGTGACGATCGTTCACCGTCGCGATCAGTTGCGTGCGCAAAAAATTTTACAACAACGAGCGTTTGCGAATGAAAAAATTGATTTTATTTGGAATCATACAGTGAAACAAATTAACGAAAAAGATGGTCGTGTCGGCAGCGTGACGCTCGTTCATACACAAACAGGGGAAGAGCGTGAGTTCCCGTGTGATGGCGTGTTTATTTACATCGGCATGGTTCCATTGACGAAGCCGTTTACCTCACTTGGCATTACGAACGAGAATGGCTACATTGAAACGAATGAACTAATGGAAACGAAAGTGCCGGGCATTTTTGCAGCAGGGGATGTGCGTGAAAAGTCGCTTCGTCAAATTGTTACCGCAACAGGGGATGGAAGCATTGCGGCACAAAGCGCACAACATTACGTAGAAGAATTAAAGGAAAAGCTTAACATTCAGTAA